A window of the Microplitis mediator isolate UGA2020A chromosome 5, iyMicMedi2.1, whole genome shotgun sequence genome harbors these coding sequences:
- the LOC130668038 gene encoding mediator of RNA polymerase II transcription subunit 19 — protein MMMGDQFRSKVEQYSPKSSPRGARSPVVSRQDSTGTLKTTISLGKNPSIVHSGPFYLMKEPPGESELTGATNLMAYYGLEHSYSKFSGKKLKEQLSSFLPSLPGTIDTPGHQDNSSLRSVIEKPPIGGKELLPLTSVQLSGFRLHPGPLPEQYRYVNQAPQRKHKNKHKKHKHKPGDVPAGQEIATTDIGGSDTHEKKHKKQKRHDEEKEARKKRKKEKKRKKQKHSPEHPGGLTPSQHSNS, from the exons ATGATGATGGGTGATCAATTTCGTAGCAAAGTCGAACAATATTCACCAAAATCATCGCCAAGGGGTGCACGTTCCCCTGTTGTATCACGTCAAGATTCAACAGGAACACTAAAAACAACAATATCCCTTGGAAAAAATCCTTCAATTGTTCACAGTGGACCTTTTTATTTGATGAAAGAACCTCctg ggGAAAGTGAACTTACTGGAGCAACTAATTTGATGGCCTATTATGGCCTCGAACACTCGTATAGTAAATTCagtggtaaaaaattaaaggaacaactTTCATCATTTCTTCCAAGTCTTCCTGGTACTATTGATACACCTGGACATCAAGATAATAg ttcCTTGAGATCTGTGATTGAGAAACCACCAATTGGAGGAAAAGAATTACTTCCATTAACAAGTGTTCAACTGTCAGGTTTTCGATTACATCCTGGgcct tTACCTGAACAATATCGATATGTTAATCAAGCGCCTCAAAGGAAGCACAAGAATAAACATAAGAAACATAAACATAAACCTGGAGATGTTCCAGCTGGACAAGAGATAGCGACCACTGATATCGGTGGTTCGGATACCCACGAAaagaaacacaaaaaacagaAAAGACACGACGAAGAAAAAGAAGCCAGGAAGAAACGTAAGAAAGAAAAGAaacggaaaaaacaaaaacacaGTCCTGAACATCCTGGTGGACTCACGCCGTCGCAGCATTCCAACTCGTGA